The Nocardioides panzhihuensis genome has a segment encoding these proteins:
- the sufU gene encoding Fe-S cluster assembly sulfur transfer protein SufU, which yields MTAANLESMYQEIILDHYKNPHGKGLRDPFEAEVHHVNPTCGDEITLRVHVDGGKIEDISYDALGCSISQASASVLNDLVVGKTVDEALIIHEEFLRLMQGKGQVEPDEDILEDGIAFAGVAKFPARIKCALLSWMAWKDAAAQANEHALAEEK from the coding sequence ATGACTGCCGCGAACCTCGAGAGCATGTACCAGGAGATCATCCTGGACCACTACAAGAACCCGCACGGAAAGGGTCTCCGCGACCCCTTCGAGGCGGAGGTTCACCACGTCAACCCGACCTGCGGTGACGAGATCACCCTGCGGGTGCACGTCGACGGCGGCAAGATCGAGGACATCTCGTACGACGCCCTCGGCTGCTCCATCTCGCAGGCCTCGGCCTCCGTGCTCAACGACCTCGTCGTCGGCAAGACGGTCGATGAGGCGCTGATCATCCACGAAGAGTTCCTGCGGCTGATGCAGGGCAAGGGCCAGGTGGAGCCCGACGAGGACATTCTGGAGGACGGCATCGCCTTCGCCGGCGTCGCCAAGTTCCCTGCCCGGATCAAGTGCGCGCTGCTGTCGTGGATGGCTTGGAAAGATGCCGCCGCCCAGGCAAACGAGCACGCGCTCGCTGAGGAGAAATGA
- a CDS encoding nuclear transport factor 2 family protein has translation MTLESDRSEIVELFGLYADIADTKSFDELPRLVHTDPFTVDFQSVAGIPPTETALDEYVHILRGSFDPFVATHHAITGHVIDIDGDRARAHAHVRAEHWVRDNVSGGGFNRWLVVGFYDNEAVRTEHGWRFSKVKLTAAYQENAHLLAQAV, from the coding sequence ATGACCCTGGAATCCGACCGCAGCGAGATCGTCGAACTCTTTGGCCTCTACGCCGACATCGCAGACACGAAGAGCTTCGACGAACTACCCCGCCTCGTCCACACCGACCCGTTCACCGTCGACTTCCAGTCCGTCGCAGGCATTCCGCCGACAGAGACAGCCCTCGACGAATACGTCCACATCCTCCGCGGATCCTTCGATCCGTTCGTCGCGACCCACCATGCCATCACCGGACACGTCATCGATATCGACGGCGACCGCGCGCGAGCTCACGCGCACGTGCGCGCCGAACACTGGGTCCGGGACAACGTCTCCGGCGGCGGATTCAACCGCTGGCTCGTCGTCGGGTTCTACGACAATGAAGCAGTTCGCACCGAGCACGGCTGGCGATTCAGCAAGGTCAAACTCACCGCCGCCTACCAGGAGAACGCGCACTTGCTCGCACAGGCCGTTTGA
- a CDS encoding ASCH domain-containing protein encodes MSDDAVMVPNDPEQEAEIAAFWDDVKHHAHLSAAPGYFGASPLEALQPPAWAFGGTPEEADGLLELVLAGVKTATATAEWDFESGDEPFPSVGGMSIILDGSGHPRALIATTQVDVAPFRDVPEEFARLEGEGDLSLDYWREVHERFFTEFAGPDHEFSEDMPVVMEQFELVWPKPE; translated from the coding sequence ATGAGTGACGACGCGGTTATGGTCCCCAACGATCCTGAACAAGAGGCAGAGATTGCCGCGTTCTGGGACGACGTCAAGCACCATGCCCACCTCAGCGCCGCGCCCGGCTACTTCGGTGCGTCCCCGTTGGAGGCGCTGCAGCCCCCGGCATGGGCGTTCGGGGGCACGCCTGAGGAGGCCGACGGACTGTTGGAGCTCGTGCTCGCGGGAGTGAAGACGGCGACGGCCACTGCCGAGTGGGACTTCGAGAGCGGTGACGAGCCGTTTCCCTCCGTGGGCGGCATGAGCATCATCCTCGACGGGTCCGGTCATCCGCGGGCGCTCATCGCCACCACGCAGGTCGACGTCGCCCCGTTCCGGGACGTCCCTGAGGAGTTCGCCCGGCTGGAGGGTGAGGGTGACCTGTCGCTCGACTACTGGCGCGAGGTGCACGAGCGGTTCTTCACCGAGTTCGCCGGTCCCGACCACGAGTTCAGCGAGGACATGCCGGTCGTGATGGAGCAGTTCGAGCTCGTCTGGCCGAAGCCTGAGTGA
- a CDS encoding metal-sulfur cluster assembly factor: MRSSTVEGASLKIEDVEEAMKDVVDPELGINVVDLGLVYGIHVEEHSNVVLDMTLTSAACPLTDVIQDQTSQALEGMASDVHINWVWMPPWGPDKITPDGREMLRALGFNV, encoded by the coding sequence ATGCGTTCGTCCACGGTCGAGGGCGCGAGCCTGAAGATCGAGGACGTCGAAGAGGCGATGAAGGATGTCGTCGACCCCGAGCTCGGCATCAACGTCGTCGACCTCGGCCTGGTCTACGGGATCCACGTGGAGGAGCACTCCAACGTGGTCCTCGACATGACCCTGACCTCGGCGGCCTGCCCGCTGACCGACGTCATCCAGGACCAGACCTCGCAGGCCTTGGAGGGCATGGCCAGCGACGTGCACATCAACTGGGTCTGGATGCCGCCCTGGGGCCCCGACAAGATCACCCCCGACGGTCGCGAGATGCTGCGCGCCCTCGGGTTCAACGTCTGA
- a CDS encoding TetR family transcriptional regulator, with translation MSSPQLSVPVMNVVSDNSVVNDYIGRYRVIMNVQSEERRYHHGDLRTALLDAAERSVRDHGAAQLSLRDLAREVGVSHAAPRRHFADRQMLLDALAEAGFARLGESIRRSLAEEGEEFAARTRSAVSAFAHFATENSALLELMNSAKHQGASSTARAGQAAFEPIVELIREGQAQNVLEAGEPEELGLILYATVNGITMLVNTEMVPAERLDELTDTAVAQFLRGAAGETRALGLNA, from the coding sequence GTGTCTTCTCCTCAGTTGTCGGTGCCGGTCATGAATGTAGTCAGTGACAACAGTGTTGTCAATGACTACATCGGTCGCTATCGTGTCATCATGAACGTTCAGTCTGAGGAGCGGCGGTATCACCACGGGGATCTTCGGACCGCTCTGCTTGATGCGGCGGAGCGAAGCGTGCGCGACCACGGTGCTGCTCAGCTGTCGTTGCGAGACCTGGCTCGTGAGGTCGGAGTCAGCCATGCGGCTCCACGCAGGCACTTCGCCGATCGCCAAATGCTGCTCGACGCGTTGGCGGAGGCCGGCTTCGCCCGGTTGGGTGAGAGTATCCGGCGTTCCTTGGCGGAAGAGGGCGAAGAATTCGCTGCGCGCACGCGGAGCGCGGTGTCCGCGTTCGCCCATTTCGCGACCGAGAACTCGGCGTTGCTGGAGTTGATGAACTCGGCCAAGCACCAGGGCGCATCGAGCACCGCACGCGCTGGCCAGGCGGCGTTTGAGCCGATCGTCGAACTGATCCGTGAGGGCCAAGCCCAGAACGTCCTCGAAGCCGGCGAGCCGGAAGAACTCGGACTCATCCTGTACGCCACCGTCAACGGCATCACCATGCTTGTCAACACGGAGATGGTGCCCGCCGAGCGGCTAGACGAGCTCACCGACACCGCGGTTGCCCAGTTCCTTCGCGGGGCAGCTGGAGAGACGCGCGCCCTCGGGCTCAACGCCTGA
- a CDS encoding MmcQ/YjbR family DNA-binding protein: MTPQQLTDRVREICLRFPEGAERITHGSPGFFVRKQFVMLWPHGHHGRDEPHLWAAAAAGVQDEVVGADPERFFVPPYVGGRGWVGMRLDGEVDWDEVAEICEDAYRHIAPPRLLRDLDR; encoded by the coding sequence ATGACACCGCAGCAGCTGACCGACCGGGTCCGGGAGATCTGTCTCCGGTTCCCGGAGGGTGCCGAGCGGATCACGCACGGTTCGCCGGGGTTCTTCGTGAGGAAGCAGTTCGTGATGCTGTGGCCGCACGGCCATCACGGGCGCGACGAGCCGCACCTGTGGGCGGCCGCGGCGGCGGGGGTGCAGGACGAGGTCGTCGGCGCGGACCCCGAGCGCTTCTTCGTACCTCCCTACGTCGGTGGCCGTGGCTGGGTCGGCATGCGGCTCGACGGCGAGGTCGACTGGGACGAGGTCGCCGAGATCTGCGAGGACGCCTATCGGCACATCGCGCCGCCGCGCCTGCTGCGCGACCTGGACCGGTAG
- a CDS encoding phosphotransferase — MIKRLGQPGTYDPGELSRRRHFAYWRRAADVATSGLVDDTPGMIGARTSVAEDDEGITLTTDWVEDAANSGLFAALSMGRFAGADLGEVRWLARDQFRDRMARVEYNGGWPTMMRTTASDIAHVLWERRGHFIDLLDRLPQVAQHGDPAPQNLIGRTEDGERLIAIDWSSLGRGPVGGDLGLYLLHARESFEPLLEAYVLGLPAGLATREEATLGAQICAAYTAMSRAEWALSRITPGEGPLLAKFRHPAVAPHLRTLQKQAPLVEALLEM, encoded by the coding sequence GTGATCAAGCGGCTCGGGCAGCCGGGGACGTACGATCCGGGCGAGCTGAGCCGCCGTCGACACTTCGCCTACTGGCGCAGGGCTGCCGACGTCGCCACCTCGGGTCTCGTCGACGACACCCCCGGCATGATCGGCGCCCGCACGAGCGTCGCCGAGGACGACGAGGGGATCACGCTGACCACCGACTGGGTCGAGGACGCCGCCAACTCCGGGCTCTTCGCGGCGCTCTCGATGGGGCGCTTCGCCGGGGCGGACCTCGGCGAGGTCCGCTGGCTGGCGCGGGACCAGTTCCGCGACCGGATGGCGCGGGTGGAGTACAACGGCGGCTGGCCGACCATGATGCGTACGACGGCCTCGGACATCGCCCACGTCCTCTGGGAGCGTCGCGGGCACTTCATCGACCTCCTCGACCGGCTTCCCCAGGTCGCCCAGCACGGCGATCCCGCGCCGCAGAACCTCATCGGCCGCACCGAGGACGGCGAGCGGCTGATCGCGATCGACTGGTCGAGCCTCGGCCGTGGTCCCGTCGGCGGCGACCTCGGGCTCTATCTGCTGCACGCCAGGGAGTCGTTCGAGCCGCTGCTGGAGGCGTACGTCCTGGGGCTGCCCGCCGGCCTCGCGACTCGCGAGGAGGCGACCCTCGGTGCGCAGATCTGTGCCGCCTACACCGCCATGAGCCGGGCCGAGTGGGCGCTGAGCCGGATCACTCCCGGCGAGGGCCCGCTGCTCGCGAAGTTCCGCCATCCTGCGGTCGCGCCGCATCTGCGTACGCTGCAGAAGCAGGCTCCGCTGGTCGAGGCGCTGCTCGAGATGTGA
- the sufC gene encoding Fe-S cluster assembly ATPase SufC: protein MSTLEIKDLTVSVETEDGPKEILKGVTLTINSGETHAIMGPNGSGKSTLAYSIAGHPKYTVTGGTVTLDGEDVLEMSVDERAKAGLFLAMQYPVEVPGVSVVNFLRTAKTALDGEAPKLRTWVKDVNGAMDKMHLDPTFSQRSVNEGFSGGEKKRHEIAQLDILDPAFALLDEIDSGLDIDALKVVSDGINDFRARDGKSVLLITHYTRILRYIKPDHVHVFVAGRIAESGGPDLAEELEASGYERFTSAAV, encoded by the coding sequence ATGAGCACGCTTGAGATCAAGGACCTCACGGTCTCGGTGGAGACCGAGGACGGCCCGAAGGAGATCCTCAAGGGCGTCACGCTGACCATCAACTCCGGCGAGACCCACGCGATCATGGGCCCCAACGGCTCGGGCAAGTCCACCCTTGCCTACTCGATCGCCGGCCACCCGAAGTACACCGTCACCGGCGGCACCGTCACCCTCGACGGTGAGGACGTCCTGGAGATGTCTGTCGACGAGCGCGCCAAGGCGGGTCTCTTCCTGGCGATGCAGTACCCCGTCGAGGTCCCCGGCGTGAGCGTCGTCAACTTCCTGCGCACCGCGAAGACGGCGCTGGACGGCGAGGCTCCCAAGCTGCGTACGTGGGTCAAGGACGTCAACGGTGCGATGGACAAGATGCACCTGGACCCGACCTTCTCGCAGCGCTCCGTCAACGAGGGCTTCTCCGGTGGCGAGAAGAAGCGCCACGAGATCGCCCAGCTCGACATCCTCGACCCGGCCTTCGCGCTGCTCGACGAGATCGACTCCGGTCTCGACATCGACGCGCTCAAGGTGGTCTCCGACGGCATCAACGACTTCCGCGCCCGCGACGGCAAGTCGGTCCTGCTGATCACCCACTACACCCGCATCCTGCGCTACATCAAGCCTGACCACGTGCACGTCTTCGTGGCCGGCCGGATCGCGGAGTCGGGTGGGCCGGACCTCGCCGAGGAGCTCGAGGCCAGCGGCTACGAGCGGTTCACGAGCGCGGCGGTCTGA
- a CDS encoding acVLRF1 family peptidyl-tRNA hydrolase yields MPNVAVPVARIQRWVDNFAARHGETRLAVDSGALTGAAADGSSFIAALPFEKTYAGPAEVEAFIAASAPPAQWGILLVRKGGFAIARMGRGGIAEHKIGRRHVQGKTKAGGWSQQRFARRRANQASAAYEAAAEHAARILDGLRGPLVTGGDHGGVDDVLGDRRLQALTVTGPWLPVQDPNRAVLDQAIEDAQKVRIEVLNADG; encoded by the coding sequence ATGCCCAACGTCGCCGTCCCGGTCGCTCGGATCCAGCGATGGGTCGACAACTTCGCCGCGCGCCACGGCGAGACCCGGCTGGCGGTCGACTCCGGTGCGCTGACCGGTGCCGCGGCCGACGGGTCATCGTTCATCGCGGCGCTGCCGTTCGAGAAGACGTATGCCGGTCCGGCCGAGGTCGAGGCGTTCATCGCCGCCTCGGCGCCTCCGGCCCAGTGGGGCATCCTGCTGGTGCGCAAGGGCGGTTTCGCGATCGCCCGGATGGGCCGCGGCGGCATCGCCGAGCACAAGATCGGGCGGCGGCATGTCCAGGGGAAGACCAAGGCCGGTGGCTGGAGCCAGCAGCGCTTCGCTCGCCGCCGGGCCAACCAGGCCAGCGCTGCGTACGAGGCGGCGGCCGAGCATGCCGCCCGGATCCTCGACGGGCTGCGAGGCCCGCTCGTCACCGGCGGCGACCACGGGGGTGTCGACGACGTACTCGGGGACCGGCGGCTTCAAGCGCTCACGGTGACCGGACCGTGGCTGCCCGTTCAGGATCCCAACCGCGCAGTGCTCGATCAGGCCATCGAGGACGCCCAGAAGGTGCGGATCGAGGTTCTCAACGCCGACGGCTGA
- a CDS encoding GNAT family N-acetyltransferase: protein MEAPGRIWFGYIAAVAIALVGLVTLDLLAIGLAALVLVATVLGEWYRGRQAALAVAAQDADLPELVSRWARGWAYSRGFPRPEAVPGGVRVEVSEPGRRVEWVTTDAPDTLAGLVDTARATPEAWLSVVTDSPGGVRPWFAEGGLQVDGEEALMSIDLADHGSRELPDGYRAEVEREGGIIVVTVRSGETAAATGRIAVIGTDAVADRIQTDPEHRRRGLGGAVMGLLVSAAREAGAVRGLLVASETGEPLYAGLGWHAEARVVMARSAAPPTSVESRHG from the coding sequence GTGGAGGCTCCCGGTCGGATCTGGTTCGGATACATCGCCGCGGTGGCGATTGCGCTGGTCGGGCTGGTGACGTTGGACCTGCTGGCGATCGGGCTCGCCGCGCTCGTGCTGGTCGCGACGGTGCTGGGGGAGTGGTATCGCGGTCGCCAGGCCGCCCTCGCCGTCGCGGCCCAGGACGCCGACCTTCCCGAGCTGGTCTCCCGGTGGGCCCGGGGCTGGGCCTACTCGCGGGGCTTCCCGCGTCCCGAGGCGGTCCCCGGAGGCGTACGCGTCGAGGTCAGCGAGCCGGGACGCCGGGTCGAGTGGGTGACGACCGACGCCCCGGACACCCTCGCCGGTCTGGTCGACACGGCCCGGGCCACGCCGGAGGCCTGGTTGTCGGTGGTGACCGACTCGCCCGGCGGCGTACGTCCGTGGTTCGCCGAGGGCGGGCTGCAGGTCGACGGGGAGGAGGCGCTGATGTCTATCGACCTCGCGGACCACGGTTCGCGGGAGCTCCCGGACGGCTACCGTGCCGAGGTGGAGCGCGAGGGCGGCATCATCGTGGTGACGGTGCGTTCCGGGGAGACGGCCGCGGCCACCGGACGGATCGCGGTCATCGGCACCGACGCCGTCGCCGACCGGATCCAGACCGATCCTGAACATCGTCGCCGTGGGCTCGGGGGCGCGGTGATGGGCCTGCTGGTCTCAGCGGCCCGAGAGGCGGGCGCAGTCCGCGGTCTCCTGGTCGCCAGCGAGACGGGCGAGCCCCTCTACGCCGGCCTCGGCTGGCACGCCGAGGCCCGTGTGGTGATGGCTCGATCGGCCGCGCCACCGACGTCAGTCGAGTCCCGCCACGGCTAG
- a CDS encoding maleylpyruvate isomerase family mycothiol-dependent enzyme, with protein MDVAARTAVNRRLLADFFDSLDESQLETQSLCSAWTVRAVLGHSAMPFSVGIGRLLWRTLLAGGSIDRAAAAIAEEQARRPVAELTGLLRTYAEKRVPAPGVGPMGQFTDHCIHLRDCARPLGLDADVPLEDWRAVLDWLPTKQASLGVVPAGRLDGLALRTTDQDWSWGAGAEVAGPSEALAMALAGRRAALADLDGPGVARLRERLV; from the coding sequence ATGGACGTAGCTGCCCGCACCGCAGTCAACCGCCGTCTGCTCGCCGACTTCTTCGACAGCCTCGACGAGTCCCAGCTGGAGACCCAGAGCCTCTGCTCGGCCTGGACCGTGAGGGCGGTGCTGGGCCACAGCGCGATGCCGTTCTCGGTCGGGATCGGGCGCCTGCTGTGGCGTACGTTGCTGGCCGGCGGCTCGATCGACCGGGCCGCCGCCGCGATCGCGGAGGAGCAGGCGCGGCGGCCGGTCGCCGAGCTGACCGGGCTGCTGAGGACGTACGCCGAGAAGCGGGTGCCCGCACCCGGTGTCGGCCCGATGGGGCAGTTCACCGACCACTGCATCCACCTGCGTGACTGCGCCCGGCCGCTCGGTCTCGATGCGGACGTCCCGCTCGAGGACTGGCGGGCGGTGCTCGACTGGCTGCCGACCAAGCAGGCCTCGCTCGGGGTCGTCCCTGCCGGTCGGCTCGACGGGCTCGCGCTGCGTACGACCGACCAGGACTGGTCCTGGGGTGCCGGCGCGGAGGTGGCTGGCCCCAGCGAGGCCCTGGCGATGGCCCTCGCCGGTCGGCGGGCCGCGTTGGCGGACCTCGACGGACCAGGGGTGGCGAGGTTGCGAGAGCGGCTCGTCTGA
- a CDS encoding aminotransferase class V-fold PLP-dependent enzyme encodes MKGLLPDLDLVRKDFPILERTFDGGETPLVYLDSANTSQKPQIVIDTMVDHLERHNANIARAMHHLGAEATEAFEGARDTVARFLGAPERDEVIFTKNASEGLNLVANTVPLSPGDVVVTTEMEHHSNIVPWQLATQRSGASLKWFGLTDSGELDLSNIDELITPATKIVALTWVSNMLGTINPVAEITRKAHEVGALVVIDAAQAAPVLPIDLASMAEEERPDFLVFTGHKVVGPTGIGVLWGRRAALEALPPFLGGGEMIATVTMEKATYAPIPHKFEAGTPPIAEAIGLGAALEYLMHIGMENIHAHEQAITAYALDRLASVPGVSVLGPDDAAKRGGAISFELDGVHPHDVAQVLDSKGVAIRAGHHCAKPAHQRFGVQASNRMSSYLYTTPAEIDALVEGLEYVRSFFKLDK; translated from the coding sequence ATGAAGGGTCTGCTGCCCGACCTGGATCTGGTCCGCAAGGACTTCCCGATCCTGGAGCGCACCTTCGACGGCGGCGAGACCCCGTTGGTCTACCTCGACAGCGCCAACACCTCGCAGAAGCCGCAGATCGTGATCGACACCATGGTCGACCACCTGGAGCGGCACAACGCCAACATCGCCCGGGCGATGCACCACCTGGGCGCTGAGGCGACCGAGGCGTTCGAGGGGGCGCGCGACACCGTCGCGCGCTTCCTCGGCGCGCCCGAGCGCGACGAGGTGATCTTCACCAAGAACGCCTCCGAGGGCCTCAACCTCGTCGCCAACACGGTGCCGCTGAGCCCCGGTGACGTGGTCGTGACCACCGAGATGGAGCACCACTCGAACATCGTTCCGTGGCAGCTCGCCACGCAGCGGTCCGGTGCGTCGTTGAAGTGGTTCGGGCTGACCGACTCCGGTGAGCTCGACCTGTCGAACATCGACGAGCTGATCACCCCGGCGACCAAGATCGTGGCGCTGACCTGGGTCTCCAACATGCTCGGCACCATCAACCCGGTCGCCGAGATCACCCGGAAGGCCCACGAGGTCGGTGCGCTGGTCGTCATCGACGCTGCCCAGGCCGCACCGGTGCTCCCGATCGACCTGGCGTCGATGGCGGAGGAGGAGCGTCCTGACTTCCTCGTCTTCACCGGCCACAAGGTCGTCGGCCCGACCGGCATCGGTGTCCTGTGGGGTCGGCGTGCCGCCCTCGAGGCGCTGCCGCCGTTCCTCGGCGGTGGCGAGATGATCGCGACCGTGACGATGGAGAAGGCGACCTACGCTCCGATCCCGCACAAGTTCGAGGCCGGCACCCCGCCGATCGCCGAGGCTATCGGTCTCGGTGCGGCGCTCGAATACCTGATGCACATCGGGATGGAGAACATCCACGCCCACGAGCAGGCGATCACGGCCTATGCGCTGGATCGTCTGGCGAGCGTGCCCGGTGTGAGCGTGCTCGGCCCGGACGACGCGGCCAAGCGCGGTGGCGCGATCTCCTTCGAGCTCGACGGAGTGCACCCGCACGACGTGGCTCAGGTCCTCGACTCCAAGGGCGTCGCCATCCGCGCCGGGCACCACTGCGCCAAGCCGGCCCACCAGCGGTTCGGCGTACAGGCCTCCAACCGGATGTCCTCCTACCTCTACACCACGCCCGCCGAGATCGACGCGCTGGTCGAGGGGTTGGAATACGTACGTAGCTTCTTCAAGTTGGACAAGTGA
- a CDS encoding WhiB family transcriptional regulator has translation MEIITLFGEGFSSKTYELTLKHPTPRTDEWACVGEDPELFHPDDLTQLAEAQQVCAGCPMSQTCLDLGTARREWGVWGGVLLESGKPRLQPRIPGRKPYKRSQEAIERARSVA, from the coding sequence ATGGAGATCATCACGCTATTCGGAGAGGGTTTCAGCTCCAAGACCTACGAGCTGACGCTGAAGCACCCGACTCCCCGAACCGACGAGTGGGCCTGCGTGGGCGAAGACCCGGAGCTCTTTCATCCCGACGACCTCACCCAGCTCGCCGAGGCCCAGCAGGTCTGCGCGGGCTGCCCGATGAGTCAAACCTGTCTTGATCTCGGCACCGCTCGGCGGGAGTGGGGAGTCTGGGGCGGTGTGCTCTTGGAGAGCGGAAAGCCCCGCCTCCAGCCCAGAATTCCCGGACGCAAGCCCTACAAGCGTAGCCAGGAGGCGATCGAGCGCGCCAGGAGCGTCGCCTGA
- the ypfJ gene encoding KPN_02809 family neutral zinc metallopeptidase: MRFNPKARLDTSRTSGGGGRGGFGGGGGARIPIPGGRAGGGIGTVIVLLVFFLVTQCTGVGPQVLGEGSGSTSIGTGTFGGMQGAEGGDTGDFGSCRTGEDANSDENCALVALENSMTGYWDSHRDLTGRFQPEQAVVIFSDQVQTGGCGSASSSVGPFYCPADQTIYLDPTFFDSIFEQLGGQDTTFVRAYVLAHEYGHHIQNLLGTMGQVRTQQGPDSDAVRLELQADCYAGMWTAAAENDGFVEDITDQDIAEGIDAAKTVGDDHIQSRTTGRVDTSSFTHGSSEQRIAWFRKGMTNPDSIAGCDTFRARDLDNP; this comes from the coding sequence ATGCGGTTCAACCCGAAAGCCAGACTCGACACCAGCCGGACGTCCGGTGGAGGTGGCCGCGGAGGCTTCGGTGGCGGCGGCGGCGCCCGGATCCCGATTCCTGGCGGCAGGGCCGGCGGCGGGATCGGCACCGTCATCGTGCTGCTGGTCTTCTTCCTCGTCACCCAGTGCACCGGCGTCGGCCCACAGGTGCTCGGGGAGGGCAGCGGCTCGACGTCGATCGGCACCGGCACCTTCGGCGGCATGCAGGGTGCCGAGGGAGGTGACACCGGCGACTTCGGGTCGTGCCGGACCGGCGAGGACGCCAACAGCGACGAGAACTGCGCTCTGGTGGCGCTGGAGAACTCGATGACCGGCTACTGGGACTCCCACCGCGACCTCACCGGCCGGTTCCAGCCCGAGCAGGCGGTCGTGATCTTCTCCGACCAGGTCCAGACCGGCGGCTGCGGCTCCGCGTCGAGCTCCGTCGGGCCCTTCTACTGCCCGGCCGACCAGACCATCTACCTCGACCCGACGTTCTTCGACTCGATCTTCGAGCAGCTCGGCGGGCAGGACACCACCTTCGTACGCGCCTACGTGCTCGCGCACGAGTACGGCCACCACATCCAGAACCTGCTCGGCACCATGGGCCAGGTGCGCACCCAGCAGGGCCCCGACTCCGACGCGGTTCGCCTGGAGCTGCAGGCCGACTGCTACGCCGGTATGTGGACCGCGGCCGCCGAGAACGACGGTTTCGTCGAGGACATCACCGACCAGGACATCGCCGAGGGCATCGACGCCGCCAAGACCGTCGGCGACGACCACATCCAGTCGAGGACGACCGGCCGCGTCGACACCTCCTCGTTCACCCACGGCTCCTCCGAGCAGCGGATCGCCTGGTTCCGCAAGGGCATGACCAATCCCGACTCGATCGCCGGCTGCGACACGTTCCGGGCGCGGGATCTGGACAACCCTTAG
- the sufD gene encoding Fe-S cluster assembly protein SufD: MTAAVQEALELGKVESHLHPEGSFDVDAHEVPKGREEIWRFTPLKRLKGIHDSAPFADGATKVDVEAAAGVSVETVAADDAVRGSSGLVPTDRVSARAWAASTGATVVRIPTDTVIEGATVIRHHGTGSATAGAGHAVIVAEKFAKATVVLVFEGSAVVADNIEIVVEDGADLTVVSVQDWADDAVHLSTQHAKVGRDANLKHVSVSFGGDVVRHDFTAEYAGPGGSVEALGLYFADAGQHIEHRLFVDHTAPKTKSNVVYKGALQGEKAHAVWIGNVLIRKEAEGIETYEENRNLILTDGAWADSVPNLEIETGEIEGAGHASAIGRFDDEQLFYLQSRGIAETEAKRLVVHGFFNDLIRQIGVPELEEKLTSTVEAELAKNINTLITKDNV; encoded by the coding sequence ATGACCGCAGCTGTACAGGAGGCCCTGGAGCTCGGCAAGGTCGAGTCCCACCTCCACCCCGAAGGCTCTTTCGACGTCGACGCCCACGAGGTGCCGAAGGGTCGCGAGGAGATCTGGCGGTTCACCCCGCTCAAGCGCCTCAAGGGCATCCACGACTCGGCGCCCTTCGCTGACGGTGCGACGAAGGTCGACGTCGAGGCTGCCGCCGGAGTGAGCGTCGAGACCGTGGCGGCCGACGACGCCGTACGCGGCTCCTCGGGTCTGGTCCCGACCGACCGCGTCTCGGCGCGGGCCTGGGCGGCGTCGACCGGTGCCACCGTCGTGCGCATCCCGACCGACACCGTCATCGAGGGCGCGACCGTGATCCGTCACCACGGCACCGGCTCGGCGACCGCCGGCGCCGGTCACGCGGTGATCGTCGCGGAGAAGTTCGCCAAGGCGACCGTCGTGCTGGTCTTCGAGGGCTCTGCCGTCGTCGCCGACAACATCGAGATCGTCGTCGAGGACGGTGCCGACCTGACCGTCGTCTCCGTCCAGGACTGGGCGGACGACGCCGTCCACCTCTCCACCCAGCACGCCAAGGTCGGACGCGACGCCAACCTGAAGCACGTCTCGGTGAGCTTCGGTGGCGACGTCGTGCGCCACGACTTCACCGCCGAGTACGCCGGCCCCGGCGGCTCCGTGGAGGCGCTCGGCCTCTACTTTGCCGACGCCGGCCAGCACATCGAGCACCGTCTCTTCGTCGACCACACCGCCCCGAAGACCAAGTCCAACGTGGTCTACAAGGGCGCGCTGCAGGGCGAGAAGGCCCACGCGGTCTGGATCGGCAACGTGCTGATCCGCAAGGAGGCCGAAGGCATCGAGACGTACGAGGAGAACCGCAACCTCATCCTCACCGACGGTGCCTGGGCCGACTCCGTGCCCAACCTGGAGATCGAGACCGGCGAGATCGAGGGCGCGGGCCACGCGTCGGCGATCGGCCGGTTCGACGACGAGCAGCTTTTCTACCTGCAGAGCCGCGGCATCGCCGAGACCGAGGCCAAGCGCCTGGTCGTGCACGGCTTCTTCAACGACCTCATCCGCCAGATCGGCGTCCCCGAGCTCGAGGAGAAGCTGACGAGCACGGTCGAGGCCGAGCTCGCCAAGAACATCAACACTCTGATCACGAAGGACAACGTATGA